A portion of the Bacillus thuringiensis genome contains these proteins:
- a CDS encoding class I SAM-dependent methyltransferase, translating to MKTTENFTDRADIYAKYRPSYPNEYIEYLLSANQLKGNRIVADIGSGTGIFSRQLLESGLHVIGVEPNHDMRKIAEQSLKLYSRFQSIKATAENTTLKENSVDLVTVAQAFHWFDKEAFKIECQRILKQKANVALVWNSRDLTSPLIKENAEICQKTCPNFKGFSGGIDENPEVFNSFFKDGKYEFKEYQNDLLFDYEGFLGRNLSASYAPKENDEQYKNFVFLLSDLFEKYSENGKIILPNLTRSYLGNV from the coding sequence GTGAAAACAACAGAAAATTTTACTGACAGGGCCGATATATATGCAAAATATCGCCCTAGTTATCCTAATGAATATATTGAGTACTTGCTTTCAGCTAACCAACTGAAAGGGAATCGGATTGTGGCTGATATTGGTTCAGGTACAGGGATATTTAGCCGCCAGCTGCTTGAAAGTGGTTTACATGTTATTGGAGTTGAACCAAATCATGATATGAGGAAGATCGCTGAGCAATCGTTAAAACTATATTCTCGTTTTCAATCCATAAAAGCAACTGCTGAAAATACTACTTTAAAAGAAAATAGTGTAGATTTAGTAACTGTTGCCCAAGCATTTCATTGGTTTGATAAAGAGGCTTTCAAAATCGAATGCCAACGAATTTTAAAACAAAAAGCAAATGTTGCTCTTGTTTGGAATAGTAGAGATTTAACTAGTCCACTTATTAAAGAGAATGCAGAAATTTGCCAGAAAACCTGCCCAAACTTTAAAGGCTTTAGCGGTGGAATAGATGAAAATCCAGAAGTATTTAACAGCTTTTTTAAAGATGGCAAGTATGAGTTTAAAGAATATCAAAATGATTTACTTTTTGATTATGAAGGGTTTTTGGGAAGAAATTTATCAGCGTCTTATGCTCCGAAAGAAAATGACGAACAGTATAAAAACTTTGTTTTTCTCCTATCAGATCTATTCGAAAAATACAGTGAAAATGGAAAAATTATTCTCCCGAATTTAACGCGAAGCTATCTAGGCAATGTATAA